The segment CCGTGAACGCCCATCCGGATTTCTATGCCATCTGGTCTGATGGCCATGCGCGGCAGTCGTCTGAATGCCACCTGTATTTCTGCGATCGCGACGGACGGGTTTTTAGACTGCCCCGTCGAATGAACGGCGAGCGGGAAACGCCAGCGGAACTGAAAGCCGGCCGCTGATTCAGCCGCGTTCAAGGTCGTGTTCTGCCTGAGGCAAATCCGTCGCAGTGGATCCAGCTCTCGGCATGAACCGTCGCAGAAATAATTCCAGAGCCTTTTGTGTTACTCATGGTCGAACAGCTAAACGGTAAAAGATGGATATATTCTTATGAGACGGATTGGAATTCTATTAGCAGTGCTTTTTCTGGCAGGAGGCCGGCCGATGGCCGTTGCGGAGACAACCCGGTTCGGCAAAATCACCGGCCAGGTGTTCGATGCCGCCACCCGCGAGCCTCTGATCGGTGCTAACATTCAGGTTGTCGGAACGACTTTGGGCGCCGTCTCTCGGCCCGATGGCGCCTTTGTCATTGACCGCGTGCCCGAGGGCACCTGGGCTTTGCGAGTGACCATGGTTGGATATAAGGCCATCATCGAAGCGGATTTAGTGGTGAACGCGGTCAAACC is part of the bacterium genome and harbors:
- a CDS encoding carboxypeptidase-like regulatory domain-containing protein; translated protein: MRRIGILLAVLFLAGGRPMAVAETTRFGKITGQVFDAATREPLIGANIQVVGTTLGAVSRPDGAFVIDRVPEGTWALRVTMVGYKAIIEADLVVNAVKP